The following proteins come from a genomic window of Salinicoccus sp. RF5:
- the acpS gene encoding holo-ACP synthase — protein sequence MIAGLGTDIIEIERIQRVEEKGNRLSRRILSPEEMERYRQFADAGRRMEYLAGRFAVKEAYSKALGTGIGSAAAFRDIVCLNDAGGRPYIANDQHAHVSISHSRAYVVATVIIER from the coding sequence ATGATTGCAGGACTGGGAACGGATATAATTGAAATTGAGCGCATACAGCGTGTGGAAGAGAAGGGAAACAGACTTTCAAGAAGGATACTCTCACCTGAGGAGATGGAGCGGTACAGGCAGTTTGCCGACGCAGGCAGAAGAATGGAGTATCTCGCAGGCCGCTTCGCAGTCAAGGAGGCATACAGCAAGGCGCTTGGCACGGGCATCGGAAGTGCTGCCGCCTTCAGGGACATCGTCTGCCTCAATGACGCGGGTGGAAGGCCGTATATAGCGAATGACCAGCATGCCCACGTATCCATTTCACATTCACGGGCATACGTTGTGGCCACAGTCATAATCGAAAGATAA
- the alr gene encoding alanine racemase, translating into MSEKYYRDSVVEVDLEAVRHNYQAISGLHPGKMFIAVIKANAYGLGSTAVAEYLSARGVEFFAVATLDEAIELRMHGIKEKILVLGPINPEDINKAIQHRVAITAPNLEWLKEAQSNVTDMDDKEVWIHIKVNSGMNRLGTSDPEEIARMIDLIEESAHLVYEGIYSHFSSADIDSGQNDMEYERFKTITSQVKKPRFVHIQNSAGALRIDDDYCNAIRVGISLYGYYPSDYIRKITSVDLRPSVAFTTKVVDLHVLKAGEGVSYGLEYDAEAGDRVATLPIGYADGFLRARTGYRVALADGTSCPVIGKVCMDYIMIRVPDTVKAGDPVHVIVRDRSSEQSMEAYSDYVDTIPYESLCMLSRRLPRIYEGGDDILVNNEVLK; encoded by the coding sequence ATGTCAGAAAAATATTACAGGGATTCCGTAGTGGAGGTCGATCTGGAGGCGGTGCGCCACAATTACCAGGCCATCAGCGGACTGCATCCCGGCAAGATGTTCATCGCAGTGATAAAGGCCAATGCCTATGGACTTGGCAGTACAGCAGTAGCAGAATACCTTTCGGCGCGTGGTGTGGAGTTTTTTGCGGTTGCTACACTGGATGAGGCGATCGAACTGAGGATGCATGGCATCAAAGAGAAGATACTGGTACTTGGTCCGATCAATCCGGAAGATATCAATAAGGCCATCCAGCATCGCGTGGCCATCACTGCGCCGAACCTTGAGTGGCTCAAGGAAGCACAGTCGAACGTCACGGATATGGATGACAAGGAAGTATGGATCCATATTAAAGTGAACAGCGGCATGAACAGGCTGGGGACATCGGACCCGGAGGAAATTGCCCGGATGATAGACTTGATAGAAGAATCCGCACATCTTGTATATGAAGGCATCTACAGCCACTTCAGTTCTGCAGATATCGATTCCGGACAGAATGACATGGAGTATGAGCGGTTCAAGACAATCACCTCCCAAGTAAAAAAGCCGCGGTTCGTCCATATACAGAATTCCGCAGGTGCACTGCGCATCGATGACGATTACTGTAACGCAATCCGCGTGGGCATCTCCCTCTATGGCTATTATCCTTCGGATTACATCCGTAAAATAACCTCGGTCGACCTCAGGCCGTCGGTAGCATTCACGACCAAAGTGGTGGACCTCCATGTGCTGAAAGCGGGTGAAGGTGTAAGCTATGGCCTGGAATATGATGCTGAAGCGGGTGACAGGGTTGCCACGCTGCCGATCGGTTATGCAGATGGTTTCCTGCGTGCGCGCACAGGTTACAGGGTGGCACTTGCTGACGGGACCTCGTGTCCCGTGATCGGAAAGGTGTGCATGGACTATATCATGATCAGAGTGCCGGACACTGTAAAGGCTGGGGACCCGGTCCATGTCATCGTGCGGGACCGTTCATCCGAGCAGTCGATGGAAGCGTACAGCGATTATGTGGATACCATTCCGTACGAGTCCCTGTGCATGCTCTCCAGGCGGCTTCCGCGTATATATGAGGGCGGGGATGATATCCTTGTCAATAATGAAGTTTTAAAATAA
- a CDS encoding type II toxin-antitoxin system PemK/MazF family toxin, whose translation MKRGEVYLADLSPVQGSEQGGKRPVVIIQNNVGNYHSPTVIVAAITGRINKAKIPTHVEISKDTYNLDKDSVILLEQIRTVDKKRLREKLTYLNEEKMKEVDKALMISLDLMPSKSKSKKSQSKA comes from the coding sequence ATGAAAAGAGGAGAAGTATATCTTGCGGACCTATCACCAGTGCAGGGTTCGGAGCAGGGGGGCAAAAGGCCGGTAGTCATCATACAGAACAATGTCGGCAACTATCACAGTCCAACAGTGATCGTTGCCGCAATCACCGGCAGAATCAATAAAGCCAAGATACCGACGCATGTTGAAATTTCGAAAGATACATATAATCTGGACAAAGACTCCGTCATTCTTTTGGAGCAGATACGCACAGTGGACAAGAAAAGACTTAGGGAAAAGCTTACATATTTGAATGAAGAAAAGATGAAGGAAGTGGACAAGGCACTGATGATCAGTCTGGATCTCATGCCATCCAAATCCAAATCAAAGAAATCCCAATCTAAAGCCTGA
- a CDS encoding PP2C family protein-serine/threonine phosphatase, with the protein MDNIVSNYRDIIELYLYGEEQGDAIDQCQTFSEEVIGMDASPEEIVSLHIELLDDMGIDDAALMKKSLDILQEVIISFGFTYRDYKSMMNRLEIHDKEMDVASSLQETMLKTEIPTFETMELGAISVPARKVSGDYFNIIDHNDGMLSFAVADVIGKGIPAAIAMSMIKFGMDSYGYSQLPSDSLRKLNRVVEKNVNQNMFVTMFYGLYDHNTDLLYYSSAGHEPALIYRYEEDEFEEIDAKGVVLGVKEHARYEQKETKIGPKDMIIVFTDGVTELRKHDDTFIDFEEVKNMLRQARDYHPQDIVQYIYESLMRIQNPHKKDDLTLFILKNNKN; encoded by the coding sequence ATTGATAATATTGTTAGCAACTATAGGGACATCATCGAACTGTACCTGTATGGCGAAGAGCAGGGGGACGCTATAGACCAGTGCCAGACCTTCAGTGAGGAAGTCATTGGAATGGATGCCTCTCCGGAGGAAATCGTGTCGCTTCATATCGAACTGCTCGACGACATGGGCATCGATGATGCAGCACTCATGAAGAAGTCATTGGACATACTGCAGGAAGTGATCATCTCTTTCGGGTTTACATACAGGGACTATAAATCCATGATGAACAGGCTCGAAATCCACGACAAGGAGATGGATGTGGCCTCCAGTCTGCAGGAGACGATGCTGAAGACCGAGATACCGACCTTCGAAACCATGGAGCTCGGTGCCATCAGTGTACCTGCGAGGAAAGTGAGTGGGGACTACTTCAACATCATCGACCATAATGACGGCATGCTCAGTTTTGCTGTAGCAGATGTCATCGGCAAGGGGATACCTGCGGCCATTGCCATGAGCATGATCAAGTTCGGCATGGATTCCTACGGGTACTCCCAGCTGCCGAGCGACAGCTTGAGGAAACTGAACCGCGTCGTGGAGAAGAACGTGAACCAGAATATGTTCGTCACGATGTTCTATGGTCTCTACGATCATAATACCGACCTGCTCTATTACTCATCGGCAGGTCACGAGCCGGCGCTCATCTATCGCTATGAAGAGGATGAATTCGAAGAAATCGATGCTAAAGGCGTGGTTCTTGGTGTAAAAGAGCATGCCCGATATGAGCAGAAGGAAACCAAAATAGGGCCAAAGGACATGATCATCGTTTTCACGGACGGTGTGACCGAGCTCAGAAAGCATGATGATACGTTCATCGATTTCGAGGAGGTCAAAAATATGCTCAGGCAGGCGAGGGACTATCACCCACAGGATATCGTCCAATATATCTATGAATCTTTGATGCGGATCCAGAACCCGCATAAAAAGGACGATTTGACCCTTTTCATATTAAAAAACAATAAAAATTAA
- a CDS encoding anti-sigma factor antagonist, whose translation MNINIDATEKEQEYVVVLEGELDVYTAPELQKVLEPIRQSGSHDIRIDLTDVSYMDSTGLGIFVGTLKDLNQHDREMYVTGVSKRILRLFEITGLRDLMHINEASEVE comes from the coding sequence ATGAACATTAATATCGATGCAACGGAGAAGGAACAGGAATATGTAGTGGTACTTGAAGGAGAACTTGATGTCTATACGGCGCCTGAACTGCAGAAGGTTCTAGAACCGATTCGCCAATCAGGGAGTCATGACATTAGAATAGATCTTACAGATGTAAGTTATATGGATTCTACAGGACTTGGAATCTTTGTCGGTACATTGAAGGACCTCAACCAGCATGATAGGGAGATGTATGTGACGGGCGTATCGAAGAGGATCCTCAGACTATTCGAAATTACAGGGCTCAGAGACCTGATGCATATCAATGAAGCTTCGGAGGTTGAATAG
- the rsbW gene encoding anti-sigma B factor RsbW, whose translation MPQQYDYIEMKFPSSAEYVGLIRLTLSGVLSRAGASYDQIEDSKIAVSEAVTNAVKHAYGEDETGEVLIGFAIYSNKVEIIVADHGQSFNYEEVKEELGPYSEDENVNYLREGGLGLFLIETLMDEVYLKKDPGVTISMTKFINESQVHLNGETIVNR comes from the coding sequence ATGCCACAGCAGTATGATTATATAGAAATGAAATTCCCATCCAGTGCAGAATACGTTGGATTGATAAGGTTGACCCTCTCCGGCGTTCTGTCAAGGGCGGGGGCGAGCTACGATCAGATAGAGGATTCGAAGATTGCAGTATCGGAAGCGGTCACGAACGCCGTCAAGCATGCCTACGGTGAAGATGAGACGGGAGAGGTCCTCATCGGCTTCGCAATATATAGCAATAAAGTCGAGATCATCGTTGCTGACCATGGACAGAGCTTCAACTATGAGGAAGTCAAGGAAGAACTCGGCCCCTATTCCGAAGATGAAAACGTGAACTACTTGAGAGAGGGAGGTTTGGGACTATTCTTGATCGAAACATTAATGGATGAAGTCTATCTTAAAAAAGACCCTGGTGTCACAATCAGTATGACGAAGTTTATTAATGAAAGTCAGGTGCATTTGAATGGAGAAACAATCGTCAATCGATAG
- the sigB gene encoding RNA polymerase sigma factor SigB, which translates to MEKQSSIDRGLTAEDINALIRSHQEDEDPDAQARLVEHYQKLIESLAYRYSKGQSHHEDLVQVGMVGLLGAIKRFDPSFDRRFEAFLVPTVVGEIKRYLRDKTWSVHVPRRIKEIGPKIKNANDELTNRLERSPKISEIAEHLEVSEEDVLEAMEMGQSYNALSVDHSIEADKDGSTVTLLDVMGQSDDNYDLSEKRLILEKVLPILSEREREIIQFTFMEGLSQKETGERVGLSQMHVSRLQRTAINKLRQAVSEKG; encoded by the coding sequence ATGGAGAAACAATCGTCAATCGATAGAGGACTTACAGCTGAAGATATCAATGCACTGATCCGAAGTCATCAGGAGGATGAAGATCCGGATGCTCAGGCGAGGCTCGTGGAGCATTACCAGAAGCTGATCGAATCCCTTGCATACAGGTATTCAAAAGGCCAGAGCCATCATGAAGACCTTGTGCAGGTGGGCATGGTCGGCCTCCTCGGTGCGATCAAACGTTTCGACCCCTCCTTTGACCGGAGATTCGAGGCATTCCTCGTCCCGACCGTCGTCGGTGAAATCAAAAGGTATCTGAGGGACAAGACATGGAGTGTGCATGTACCGCGGAGGATCAAGGAAATCGGCCCGAAGATCAAAAATGCCAATGACGAACTGACCAACCGGCTGGAGCGTTCACCAAAAATCAGTGAGATTGCCGAGCATCTTGAAGTTTCCGAAGAGGATGTACTCGAAGCGATGGAGATGGGCCAAAGCTATAATGCACTGAGTGTAGATCACTCCATCGAAGCTGATAAAGACGGATCTACAGTGACGCTTCTCGATGTGATGGGCCAGTCCGATGACAATTATGACCTTTCAGAAAAGCGCCTGATTCTGGAAAAGGTCCTCCCGATCCTATCCGAAAGGGAACGGGAGATCATCCAGTTCACCTTCATGGAAGGCTTGAGCCAGAAGGAAACGGGAGAACGTGTAGGATTGAGCCAGATGCATGTATCCAGGCTGCAGAGGACGGCCATCAACAAACTGCGTCAGGCAGTAAGCGAAAAAGGTTAG